The DNA window CCCCGTTTGCTGTGCCGTAACACGCCCATTTTGGTCAACCGTTGCCACATTCGTGTTCCACGAGTGCCATACTAACCCACCGGGCAGTGTTGCGTTAGAGGGAATCGGCGAGGTTGATAACGTGCGGGCATCGCCAACCGTCATGCGATTATTCAGGGGCAAGTTGCCGATGGCTATGCCCGTCAGCGGCGGCCGTGCTGTCGTAAAATTCCCTACCGCGTTTCTTTCGGAGTATCCCCACGGGCTATGTGCCACTACACGGAACGTATACGCTGTGTTGGCTGCCAGCCCCGTTACCCTGTAGTGTGTTACATTGCCCGGCCTTACATCGTGTACCCTCGTATTGCCGCGATAGACATATACCGTAAAACCGTTCGCACCATCGGGGCGCGCCCATGTTAAAGTTGCGGCATTGTGTGCGATGCTGTGGGCGATTAGACTGTGCGGGATCCGCGGACGGACATTGAATGTCCAGTTCTCCACAACTTGATTGTTTTGATAGGCATTGTCCGCGCGAAGTGTTAGCCTATATGCCCCGGGATGCAGGTGCGGCAGATGATTGTGTGTACAAAACGTTGTGCCTGTCACTGTATAGCGACGGTTGCCGGTGTTCAGCGTTGTGACCGGCGTTGTGACACCTGCCAGCGCCGGTATGGTGTTGCCAAAGCGGTTACGCACCGGATTCCCGTTAGGGTCAGTGATGTATAATCGCATAGTCGTCGGGTTTAGCCACGATTCTATACCACCAACAATTTGTGGGTGATTGCCGTCAACAAAGCTTTCAGGGACAGGGCGATTACCGCTCCACCAAATGAATGATGCCGTGCGTAATGAAAAAGCCTGTAGCCTAAAATCATGTGTTGCACCAGATGCGTCTGTAGCGCGAAGTACGAACTGGTAGCCTCTGTCCACAGGCAAATCTTGCAAACGCCCCTCAACGGCAAAGCGTTGTGTGGTTTGGTTTCCGATCCAATATTCCGCCCCCGAAACGCTGCGTGAGTGGACCGAATAATGACTCGGCACACCCGGGGGCGCATCCAGCCAATCAAAGAACGTCACAATGCTAACCAGCGGATAATTGGACTGTACCGTGCCGGTGAGCAAAATGGTTTGGTTGCGCGT is part of the Oscillospiraceae bacterium genome and encodes:
- a CDS encoding fibronectin type III domain-containing protein, whose amino-acid sequence is MSFSTTRQMSAMIEPFNATNRIVTWQSNNADVAWFYNPTQRPGVLLVRRTIAQMIAGGAQNVPVTATAGGVTSNTATVQVFAPPSTLRWVGYTHPHYRQTRNQTILLTGTVQSNYPLVSIVTFFDWLDAPPGVPSHYSVHSRSVSGAEYWIGNQTTQRFAVEGRLQDLPVDRGYQFVLRATDASGATHDFRLQAFSLRTASFIWWSGNRPVPESFVDGNHPQIVGGIESWLNPTTMRLYITDPNGNPVRNRFGNTIPALAGVTTPVTTLNTGNRRYTVTGTTFCTHNHLPHLHPGAYRLTLRADNAYQNNQVVENWTFNVRPRIPHSLIAHSIAHNAATLTWARPDGANGFTVYVYRGNTRVHDVRPGNVTHYRVTGLAANTAYTFRVVAHSPWGYSERNAVGNFTTARPPLTGIAIGNLPLNNRMTVGDARTLSTSPIPSNATLPGGLVWHSWNTNVATVDQNGRVTAQQTG